The following are from one region of the Paenibacillus protaetiae genome:
- a CDS encoding ABC transporter substrate-binding protein, whose protein sequence is MSLTYDYLRLYKTFAVRSGVDIAVQATSEQLALALGCSARNAKLIIRKMEARGWARYTPGRGRGNVSEIRFLLPFETTLEQEAKRLVKDGKVEEAFKMVQAYGELSSFQEETFMRWLSGYFGYSVESRRGEYVETLKLPLFRELNGSSTLDPAQSFYALDMHLIRQLYDTLVVRDAAAGRYAGALAHHWKRDDSAAEWTFYLRKGVLFHHGGELTAEDVRFSLLRLRDNGSQQRWLAEDIESVHVLNRYAVKVKLKRPNFLFLAYVSYPPMSIVPQQLAARPAVLPMQTVPASDRSPSGTVQSSAAAPSGIMPRIQLQACRIRRCQIRICPSLSCSQLRLRPVRDRIVM, encoded by the coding sequence ATGTCTTTAACGTATGATTATTTACGGCTTTATAAAACGTTTGCCGTTAGGAGCGGCGTGGACATAGCGGTTCAGGCGACGTCGGAGCAGCTGGCGCTGGCGCTTGGCTGTTCGGCCCGCAACGCCAAGCTGATTATCCGCAAAATGGAAGCGCGGGGCTGGGCCCGCTACACGCCGGGCCGCGGCAGGGGAAACGTATCGGAGATTCGTTTTCTGCTTCCTTTTGAGACAACTTTGGAGCAGGAAGCGAAACGTCTGGTTAAGGACGGGAAGGTTGAAGAAGCCTTTAAAATGGTACAGGCGTACGGCGAGCTGTCTTCTTTTCAGGAGGAGACGTTTATGCGGTGGCTGTCCGGTTATTTTGGCTATTCGGTCGAAAGCCGGCGCGGTGAGTATGTGGAAACGTTAAAGCTGCCGCTTTTCCGGGAGCTGAACGGGAGCAGCACGCTGGACCCTGCGCAATCGTTTTATGCGCTCGATATGCATTTGATTCGGCAGCTGTACGATACGCTTGTGGTGCGGGATGCTGCTGCCGGCCGGTATGCAGGGGCGCTCGCCCATCATTGGAAGCGGGATGATTCGGCTGCCGAATGGACGTTTTATTTGCGCAAAGGGGTGCTTTTTCACCATGGCGGGGAACTGACAGCGGAAGATGTACGGTTCAGCTTGTTGCGGCTAAGGGATAACGGATCGCAGCAGCGATGGCTGGCCGAGGACATTGAATCGGTGCATGTGCTGAACCGCTATGCGGTCAAGGTAAAGCTTAAGCGGCCGAATTTTCTGTTTCTCGCTTATGTGAGCTACCCGCCGATGTCGATCGTCCCGCAGCAGCTGGCTGCCCGACCCGCTGTATTGCCGATGCAGACTGTGCCGGCTTCAGACCGGAGTCCGTCAGGTACGGTCCAAAGTTCAGCTGCGGCTCCCTCGGGGATAATGCCCCGGATTCAACTCCAAGCCTGTCGGATACGGCGGTGTCAAATTCGAATCTGCCCTTCACTGAGCTGTTCGCAACTGCGGCTCCGCCCGGTACGGGACCGTATCGTTATGTGA
- a CDS encoding GNAT family N-acetyltransferase — MDIKEDDLTGDQVIALIAEHLHGMTLHSPPESIHALHLDGLKAPELTFWSAWDGGRLAGMGALKDLGGGHGEVKSMRTSADYLRRGVATQMLAHIIQEAERRGYSRISLETGSMDAFMPARKLYAGFGFHCCGPFADYKEDPYSVFMTKQLNLHP; from the coding sequence CTGGATATAAAAGAAGACGATTTGACGGGAGACCAGGTGATCGCTCTAATTGCCGAGCATCTTCATGGGATGACGCTTCATTCCCCGCCGGAAAGCATCCATGCTTTACATTTGGACGGGCTGAAGGCGCCGGAATTGACATTTTGGAGCGCATGGGACGGCGGCCGGCTGGCCGGGATGGGCGCGCTGAAGGATCTCGGCGGCGGCCACGGCGAAGTGAAGTCGATGCGGACGAGCGCCGATTATTTAAGACGGGGCGTGGCAACGCAAATGCTGGCGCATATTATTCAGGAAGCGGAACGGAGAGGCTACAGCCGGATCAGCCTGGAGACGGGTTCAATGGATGCTTTTATGCCCGCCAGGAAGCTGTATGCCGGGTTTGGCTTTCACTGCTGCGGGCCGTTCGCAGATTATAAGGAAGATCCGTACAGCGTGTTTATGACCAAGCAGCTGAACCTGCATCCTTGA
- a CDS encoding glycosyltransferase, which produces MGIWLLIPVLAGCFSGFFLFRKRTLVLSEATDQQPRNISIIIPARNEERNLPFLLDSLKSQTLQPYEVIVVDDFSEDRTREIAESYGVKVIANSELPDRWTGKSWAVWNGYQHASGDMFVFLDADIRLAPGALASLMKAKEKSGGVISVVPFHQTEKFYEKLALVMNVLGLFAFTSVFEGRNPRKGLYGSCIVASRDDYENINGHESIKSEVLDDLFLGAKFIGAGIPVTNFIGYGLVSFRMYPGGIKDEIEGFSKGAVLSTSTLNPWTIVFVALWVLGLIVSESVFAFIGTSFLVPLLIGYVLYMLQLFYFVKYVGVFGIVMPVLHLFSALFFIAVMLYSAYQVVFLGHVRWKGRHVQVGGKQS; this is translated from the coding sequence ATGGGGATATGGCTGTTAATTCCAGTACTGGCCGGATGTTTCTCCGGCTTTTTTCTGTTCCGCAAACGCACTCTTGTGCTATCCGAGGCGACAGATCAGCAACCCCGCAACATCTCCATTATCATTCCCGCCCGGAACGAAGAACGCAATTTGCCGTTTCTTCTGGATTCACTTAAGTCGCAGACGCTGCAGCCTTATGAAGTGATTGTGGTGGACGATTTCTCGGAAGACCGGACCCGGGAAATTGCCGAAAGTTACGGCGTGAAGGTCATTGCCAACAGCGAGCTGCCGGACAGATGGACCGGCAAAAGCTGGGCGGTTTGGAACGGCTACCAGCATGCTTCCGGCGATATGTTCGTTTTTTTGGATGCCGATATCCGGCTGGCACCGGGGGCGCTTGCTTCTTTGATGAAAGCGAAGGAGAAGTCGGGCGGCGTTATTTCGGTCGTTCCGTTTCACCAAACGGAAAAGTTTTATGAGAAGCTGGCTCTTGTTATGAATGTATTGGGGTTGTTTGCTTTTACGTCGGTGTTCGAAGGCCGCAACCCGCGCAAAGGGCTGTACGGCTCCTGCATTGTCGCTTCCCGTGACGATTACGAGAACATTAACGGCCATGAAAGCATCAAATCCGAGGTGCTGGACGACTTGTTCCTTGGCGCCAAATTTATCGGAGCGGGCATCCCGGTTACTAATTTTATCGGCTACGGGCTTGTGTCGTTCCGGATGTACCCGGGCGGCATCAAAGACGAAATCGAAGGTTTCAGCAAAGGAGCGGTATTAAGCACCTCGACGCTGAATCCGTGGACGATTGTGTTTGTTGCGCTATGGGTGCTCGGGCTGATCGTATCGGAATCCGTATTTGCTTTCATCGGCACCTCTTTCCTTGTTCCTCTGCTGATCGGTTATGTCCTGTATATGCTCCAGCTGTTTTATTTCGTGAAGTATGTAGGCGTTTTTGGCATTGTGATGCCTGTCCTTCATCTTTTCTCTGCGCTGTTTTTTATTGCGGTTATGCTGTATTCGGCTTACCAGGTCGTCTTTCTGGGCCATGTAAGATGGAAGGGAAGGCATGTTCAGGTAGGGGGCAAGCAAAGCTGA
- a CDS encoding glycerol-3-phosphate acyltransferase has product MIVLLTACTFISGSLMFSYWFGLLAKKNIKTVGDGNPGALNLWKASGYKWGIAGLMLDFLKGYLPLAAVMLGSGYAGHYGMIPIAVAPIAGHAFSPFLKGKGGKAIAVTFGVWSAITWFEASLAYAVILAVMVAVTRVANKGKPISSETDGLHIVCGMLLLLVYLAVRPFAAAVLWVWAGSFLILAYKHRRELASFIRKKTSKNDFNSGV; this is encoded by the coding sequence ATGATCGTATTGCTGACGGCGTGTACATTTATTTCCGGCTCTCTGATGTTCTCCTATTGGTTTGGGCTGCTGGCCAAAAAAAATATTAAAACGGTCGGCGACGGCAATCCGGGCGCGCTCAATTTATGGAAAGCAAGCGGGTATAAGTGGGGGATTGCAGGACTGATGCTTGATTTTCTAAAAGGCTACCTGCCGCTTGCGGCCGTGATGCTTGGAAGTGGATACGCCGGCCATTACGGCATGATCCCGATAGCTGTCGCTCCGATCGCCGGGCATGCGTTCAGCCCTTTCCTGAAAGGGAAAGGGGGCAAGGCGATTGCGGTCACCTTCGGCGTCTGGAGCGCCATAACGTGGTTCGAGGCTTCCCTTGCATATGCGGTCATTCTGGCCGTGATGGTTGCCGTCACCCGCGTGGCCAACAAGGGCAAACCGATATCGAGCGAAACGGACGGCTTGCATATTGTGTGCGGCATGCTGCTGCTGCTGGTTTATTTGGCGGTAAGGCCGTTCGCAGCCGCCGTGCTTTGGGTATGGGCCGGAAGCTTCCTGATATTGGCGTATAAACATCGCCGCGAGCTTGCATCTTTCATCAGAAAAAAAACATCCAAAAATGATTTTAACAGCGGAGTATGA
- a CDS encoding sporulation protein YjcZ: MSFGYGGVGFGGAGFVLVLFILLVIIACSCGVGGFGGGYGKGC, encoded by the coding sequence ATGTCTTTTGGTTATGGTGGTGTAGGGTTTGGCGGCGCTGGTTTTGTACTGGTGCTTTTCATTCTGCTGGTGATCATCGCATGTAGCTGTGGCGTCGGCGGATTTGGCGGCGGCTACGGAAAAGGCTGCTAA
- a CDS encoding DUF2642 domain-containing protein, whose product MYQPNEERSELVSVPFSAAQSLLPLGGAAAQKIPQLLPGQVQAQTLPATGATLLGPSQANLGAPAPINPLQAAPAQVLPAQTMEPFGGAHKTSTAPISASPFPGGTQTGPAQLGPSPWGPAAQPNSMLGPAGANPSSPWGQNPWNPWNPWNPEQVSPAQTGPAQTFPEPAGPVQAVTNVEPYTAEALSRYLGCCVVLMTTRGPLEGVLLEVTPTYVVLQTGFRRTYVRISEIVWFMPQ is encoded by the coding sequence TTGTATCAACCAAATGAGGAACGCAGCGAGCTCGTATCCGTGCCGTTCAGCGCGGCACAAAGCTTATTGCCGCTTGGCGGCGCTGCGGCGCAAAAAATTCCGCAATTATTGCCCGGCCAGGTTCAAGCCCAAACGCTGCCGGCAACCGGCGCGACTTTGCTTGGACCGTCTCAAGCCAATCTGGGAGCGCCAGCGCCGATAAACCCGCTGCAGGCCGCTCCGGCGCAAGTTCTTCCTGCGCAAACGATGGAGCCGTTTGGCGGCGCGCACAAAACGAGCACCGCCCCGATATCGGCGAGCCCGTTTCCCGGAGGAACACAAACGGGACCGGCGCAGCTTGGTCCTTCGCCATGGGGGCCGGCCGCACAGCCCAATTCCATGCTGGGGCCGGCAGGAGCCAATCCATCGTCGCCATGGGGTCAAAACCCATGGAATCCGTGGAATCCGTGGAACCCGGAACAAGTAAGCCCGGCTCAGACAGGTCCCGCGCAAACCTTCCCGGAACCGGCCGGCCCGGTGCAGGCCGTTACGAACGTGGAGCCGTATACGGCGGAAGCCTTAAGCCGCTACCTTGGATGCTGCGTAGTGCTTATGACAACCCGTGGACCGCTGGAAGGCGTTCTGCTTGAAGTGACGCCAACCTATGTCGTCCTGCAGACCGGTTTCCGCCGCACGTACGTCCGCATTTCCGAAATCGTATGGTTTATGCCGCAGTAA
- a CDS encoding DNA polymerase IV: MPDKGERVIMLADCQSFYASVEKAEHPEYADKPLVVAGDPERRSGIVLAACPIAKAYGVTTAERLGEALAKCPSLVVVKPHMQNYIDVSMQITNIYTSYTDLVESYSIDEQFLDVTGSLHLYGTAEELARIIQRRILSETGVYARFGISGNKILAKMACDNYAKKSDLGIYTLPKSNLAGLWKLPVNNMFMAGSRMTRHFHAMGLSTIGQVAETPLSKLKQMMRRKFGKNSDIQAELYWRIANGIDNSPVTPGTHGTDPQSVGHMMTLPRDYATLADIKVVLLELTELVCQRCRGLGYMGNVISVACMGADFERPSGFSRQMKMEEPTNITNQAYRAACKLLERHWDGLPVRKVGVSVSQLSSDEEYQLSLFDLDKEKFKALERATDMIKRKYGDASIMRAVSKTSAGQAIDRSAKIGGHYK, from the coding sequence ATGCCGGATAAAGGGGAACGAGTCATTATGCTCGCGGACTGCCAGTCGTTTTATGCTTCGGTAGAAAAGGCTGAGCATCCCGAATATGCAGACAAACCGCTTGTTGTTGCCGGCGATCCCGAGCGAAGGTCCGGGATTGTGCTGGCTGCATGCCCGATTGCCAAGGCATATGGCGTTACGACCGCCGAGCGTCTCGGAGAGGCGCTTGCCAAATGCCCTTCGTTAGTCGTTGTAAAGCCGCATATGCAAAATTACATTGATGTATCAATGCAAATTACGAATATTTACACCAGCTACACCGATCTGGTAGAGTCCTATAGCATCGACGAGCAGTTTCTGGATGTGACAGGTTCACTCCATCTGTACGGTACGGCGGAGGAGTTGGCCCGGATCATTCAGCGCCGGATTTTATCGGAAACGGGCGTGTATGCGCGTTTCGGCATTTCGGGCAATAAAATTTTAGCCAAAATGGCTTGCGACAATTACGCCAAGAAAAGCGATTTGGGCATTTATACATTGCCAAAGAGCAATTTGGCCGGGCTATGGAAGCTTCCGGTCAACAACATGTTTATGGCCGGCAGCCGGATGACCCGGCATTTTCACGCGATGGGGCTTTCGACGATCGGCCAGGTGGCAGAGACGCCGCTGTCCAAGCTGAAGCAGATGATGCGGCGCAAATTTGGCAAAAACTCCGATATTCAGGCGGAGTTATATTGGCGTATTGCCAACGGCATTGATAACAGCCCGGTTACGCCGGGCACGCATGGGACGGACCCCCAATCGGTCGGGCATATGATGACCTTGCCCCGCGATTATGCAACGCTGGCGGATATTAAGGTCGTTCTCCTGGAGCTGACCGAGCTTGTATGCCAGCGCTGCCGGGGCCTCGGCTATATGGGGAATGTGATCTCGGTTGCCTGCATGGGCGCCGACTTCGAACGCCCTTCAGGATTCAGCCGCCAAATGAAGATGGAGGAGCCCACCAATATTACGAATCAGGCGTACCGGGCTGCCTGCAAGCTGCTGGAACGGCATTGGGACGGCTTGCCTGTCCGCAAGGTTGGCGTCAGCGTGTCTCAGCTCAGCTCCGATGAGGAGTACCAGCTTTCGTTGTTTGATTTGGATAAGGAAAAGTTCAAAGCGCTTGAACGGGCTACTGACATGATTAAACGGAAATACGGCGACGCAAGCATTATGCGGGCGGTTTCCAAAACTTCTGCCGGCCAAGCGATCGACCGCTCCGCTAAGATCGGAGGGCACTACAAATGA
- a CDS encoding YolD-like family protein, with the protein MTRKKLEGNGMWESSRMMLPEHKAAINERERELRRRKRIELDESEWERISAMMAESLERRKPITLRLYDPYEARAAEGVVERIDVPGGRVRLDGVWVRVKDVESAALAD; encoded by the coding sequence ATGACTAGAAAAAAACTGGAAGGAAACGGAATGTGGGAATCCAGCCGGATGATGCTTCCCGAGCACAAAGCAGCTATTAATGAACGGGAGCGGGAACTGCGGCGCAGGAAACGGATTGAGCTGGATGAGAGCGAATGGGAGCGAATCTCCGCTATGATGGCGGAGTCGCTGGAGCGGCGCAAGCCGATTACGCTGCGCTTGTACGACCCGTACGAGGCGCGAGCGGCCGAAGGGGTGGTGGAACGGATTGACGTGCCGGGCGGGCGTGTACGCTTGGATGGCGTGTGGGTGCGGGTAAAGGATGTGGAAAGCGCGGCGCTGGCCGATTAA
- a CDS encoding phage holin family protein, which produces MWDEVKDLIDPNLFIVVAACWAIGYILKQTPKIPDWTIVYLVTIAAILFTLCILGFHVQSVLQGILCGAFSVYGNQILKQTTEGITLNRNRGAK; this is translated from the coding sequence ATGTGGGATGAAGTGAAAGACCTGATTGACCCTAACCTGTTCATTGTGGTTGCCGCCTGCTGGGCAATCGGCTACATTTTGAAGCAGACGCCCAAAATACCGGATTGGACCATTGTTTATTTGGTTACGATCGCTGCTATTTTATTTACGCTATGTATACTTGGATTTCATGTGCAAAGCGTGCTCCAGGGCATATTATGCGGAGCGTTCTCTGTTTACGGCAACCAAATTTTGAAGCAGACGACGGAAGGCATCACTTTAAACAGGAACAGAGGAGCCAAATAA
- a CDS encoding DUF3892 domain-containing protein, which yields MNETGASNEREHFVAVQKNGDGDLTAFQTSAGRVLDYGTALTEVQAGNIAGVNAFKGRDGETYIRGDADGDPTNNLDNLPIF from the coding sequence ATGAACGAGACAGGCGCATCCAACGAAAGAGAACATTTTGTTGCGGTACAAAAAAACGGGGACGGTGATTTAACCGCCTTCCAGACGTCTGCAGGCAGAGTGCTGGATTACGGCACGGCGTTAACCGAAGTGCAGGCGGGGAATATCGCGGGTGTCAATGCGTTTAAAGGACGCGATGGCGAAACCTATATTCGCGGGGATGCCGACGGCGACCCGACTAACAATTTAGATAATCTGCCGATCTTTTGA
- a CDS encoding stalk domain-containing protein, which translates to MKYRKVVVWLCVLMLVGGTAIFADAAVQKVRVIINGQSGDGGLVMDGKTYLPLREVASGLNAIVDWDNQNKKATIIKPNVHLVLFKDNAIFGKVSKGNKYTFNVFAQVDNLKTSISAVKVSIFDPYGNEKTIQSQTLDMNKDNFWYRTQDIQYSFDYTGKYAVRFFMKTSPDAEWTSVSEILISSET; encoded by the coding sequence ATGAAATACAGGAAAGTCGTTGTATGGCTGTGCGTGCTGATGCTTGTCGGGGGAACGGCTATATTTGCGGATGCGGCAGTACAGAAAGTGCGGGTCATTATTAACGGACAATCGGGCGATGGCGGCCTCGTCATGGACGGCAAGACGTATTTGCCGCTTCGCGAGGTGGCGAGCGGACTGAATGCCATTGTCGACTGGGACAATCAGAATAAGAAAGCGACGATTATTAAGCCGAACGTTCATTTGGTATTGTTTAAGGACAACGCGATATTCGGCAAAGTGTCCAAAGGCAATAAATATACGTTTAACGTATTTGCCCAGGTGGATAATTTGAAAACAAGCATATCTGCGGTCAAAGTATCCATATTTGATCCATACGGCAACGAGAAGACGATTCAATCGCAGACGCTTGATATGAACAAAGATAACTTCTGGTACCGGACGCAGGATATTCAGTACAGCTTTGATTATACAGGCAAATACGCGGTCCGGTTTTTTATGAAAACAAGTCCGGACGCTGAATGGACTTCTGTATCGGAAATTTTGATCTCTTCGGAGACGTAA
- a CDS encoding DUF1292 domain-containing protein — translation MSEHVHDENCNHDHDHEHEEHVFVVTNDEGEEREMVMVYTFESEDQVYAVLLDRNDIEADGVIFRIEEENDEAFLVGIEDDEEWDRVAAIYEEIARTENEKNS, via the coding sequence ATGAGCGAGCATGTGCATGATGAGAATTGCAACCATGACCACGATCATGAGCATGAAGAGCATGTATTCGTCGTCACGAACGATGAAGGCGAAGAACGTGAGATGGTAATGGTATATACATTCGAATCCGAGGACCAAGTGTATGCAGTTCTGCTGGATCGTAACGATATTGAAGCAGACGGCGTTATTTTCCGCATTGAGGAAGAGAACGACGAAGCGTTCCTTGTCGGTATTGAAGACGACGAAGAATGGGATCGCGTTGCAGCGATTTATGAAGAAATCGCCCGCACCGAAAACGAAAAAAACAGCTAA
- a CDS encoding aminotransferase class I/II-fold pyridoxal phosphate-dependent enzyme, whose product MDHNKTPLFTALRNHAANNPVQFHIPGHKKGQGTDPEFREFIGDNALSIDLINIAPLDDLHQPTGVIEQAQKLAADAFGADYTYFSVQGTSGAIMTMILTVCSPGDKIIVPRNIHKSVMSAIIFAGARPVFISPARDANLGIDHGITTRSVRRALERHPDAKAVLVINPTYYGICANLKEIVELVHSFDIPVLVDEAHGVLIHFHEKLPMSAMQAGADMAATSVHKLGGSMTQSSILNVRKGFINPYRVQTIISMLTTTSTSYILLGSLDTSRRNLAINGHDMAEKAIRLATYAREQINQIPGLYCFGEELLGGEATYDYDPTKVTIHIRHLGLTGYDTENWLRDNHNLEIEMSDMYNILCLVTPGDTEETIEKLLTALRDLSAAYHEGAEARELVVKIPDIPQLSLTPRDAFYAETETIPFKESAGRIIAEFIYVYPPGIPILLPGEVISQKNIDYIVDHVEVGLPVKGPEDRSIEFVKVIVEETAIF is encoded by the coding sequence ATGGATCACAACAAAACCCCGCTGTTCACAGCACTACGCAACCACGCGGCTAATAATCCGGTACAATTCCATATTCCCGGACATAAAAAAGGACAAGGCACAGACCCGGAATTCCGGGAATTTATCGGCGATAACGCACTGTCAATCGACCTGATCAATATTGCCCCGCTTGACGACCTGCACCAGCCGACGGGCGTTATCGAACAAGCTCAGAAGCTGGCAGCCGATGCTTTTGGGGCCGATTATACATATTTTTCGGTACAAGGCACGAGCGGCGCGATTATGACGATGATTTTGACGGTTTGCTCGCCAGGCGATAAAATCATCGTCCCGCGCAATATTCATAAATCCGTTATGTCCGCCATTATTTTCGCGGGCGCGCGCCCGGTATTTATATCGCCCGCCCGTGACGCAAACCTCGGGATCGACCACGGCATTACAACCCGTTCCGTTCGGCGGGCGCTGGAGCGCCATCCGGACGCCAAAGCCGTGCTCGTCATCAACCCGACCTATTACGGCATTTGCGCCAATCTGAAAGAAATCGTGGAGCTCGTCCATTCCTTCGACATTCCGGTGCTGGTTGACGAAGCGCATGGCGTATTGATCCACTTCCATGAGAAACTGCCGATGTCCGCGATGCAAGCCGGCGCCGATATGGCGGCAACAAGCGTCCATAAGCTTGGCGGCTCGATGACGCAAAGCTCCATTCTGAACGTACGCAAAGGCTTTATTAATCCTTATCGGGTACAAACGATTATAAGCATGCTGACGACAACGTCGACCTCTTATATTTTGCTTGGTTCGCTGGATACATCCCGCCGCAATCTGGCGATTAACGGCCATGACATGGCGGAAAAAGCGATCAGGCTGGCGACCTATGCACGCGAGCAAATCAACCAGATCCCGGGCTTGTATTGCTTCGGCGAGGAGCTGCTGGGCGGTGAAGCTACGTATGACTATGATCCGACGAAGGTAACGATCCATATCCGCCACCTCGGCCTAACGGGCTACGACACGGAAAACTGGCTCCGCGATAACCATAACCTGGAAATCGAAATGAGCGATATGTATAACATTCTTTGCCTGGTAACGCCTGGTGATACAGAAGAAACCATTGAAAAGCTGTTAACCGCGCTGCGGGATTTGTCCGCTGCATACCATGAAGGCGCTGAAGCTCGCGAGCTTGTGGTCAAAATCCCGGATATTCCGCAGCTTTCGCTGACGCCGCGCGACGCCTTTTACGCCGAGACGGAAACGATTCCATTCAAGGAATCGGCCGGACGCATTATTGCGGAATTTATTTACGTTTATCCGCCGGGCATTCCGATCCTGCTCCCGGGCGAAGTCATTTCGCAAAAAAATATTGATTACATCGTTGATCATGTTGAGGTTGGGCTGCCGGTGAAAGGCCCGGAAGACCGCAGCATCGAATTTGTTAAAGTCATTGTAGAAGAAACGGCTATTTTTTAA
- a CDS encoding ABC transporter permease, with the protein MSIRALAIRIWQQFIRDKRTMALLFIAPLLILTLMKLVFDGQSVSPRIGAVGLPEQAISLMQTQGAAITVYSNEEEANAALKDGTLDGYAASGPPGLQIHLEGSDPSESRSLLAFVQNALPGESGSSAAMPAVTYLHGGPQMAPFDYYGPVLIGFFSFFFVFLLAGVSFLRERTTGTLERLLATPIRRSEVVAGYLAGFGVFMILQASLIAWFAVDVLGLYMNGSMAYVLLVNFLLALAALTLGTLLSSFASSEFQIVQFIPLVIVPQVFFSGLFNLDAMNPWLQKLSYIMPLYYGADAMRSIMVRGEGWARIQTDAFVLIGLSLAFVLLNILALRKHRRM; encoded by the coding sequence ATGAGCATACGCGCGCTCGCTATCCGCATCTGGCAGCAATTTATCCGCGATAAGCGGACCATGGCGCTTCTATTTATAGCCCCGCTTCTTATATTAACGCTAATGAAGCTGGTATTTGACGGGCAATCGGTTTCCCCGCGGATCGGCGCCGTCGGATTGCCTGAACAAGCTATATCGCTCATGCAGACGCAAGGCGCTGCCATAACGGTTTACTCAAACGAGGAAGAAGCAAACGCTGCTCTGAAGGACGGAACGCTGGACGGTTACGCCGCATCCGGCCCGCCAGGGCTTCAAATTCATTTGGAAGGCAGTGATCCAAGCGAAAGCCGCAGCCTGCTGGCTTTTGTACAAAACGCCCTGCCGGGGGAAAGCGGCAGTTCTGCTGCGATGCCGGCTGTCACGTATTTGCACGGCGGACCGCAAATGGCTCCTTTTGATTATTACGGCCCGGTGCTGATCGGCTTTTTTTCCTTTTTCTTTGTTTTTTTACTGGCGGGCGTTTCGTTTTTGCGCGAGCGCACGACCGGAACGCTGGAACGGCTATTGGCCACGCCAATCCGCCGGTCGGAAGTGGTTGCCGGTTATTTGGCCGGCTTCGGCGTTTTTATGATTTTGCAGGCTTCGCTTATCGCCTGGTTCGCCGTTGATGTGCTGGGACTGTATATGAACGGCAGCATGGCCTATGTGCTGCTTGTGAATTTCTTGCTTGCGCTGGCCGCATTAACATTAGGGACACTGCTCTCCTCCTTTGCAAGCAGCGAGTTTCAAATCGTGCAGTTCATCCCTCTTGTCATTGTGCCGCAAGTGTTTTTCTCCGGCTTGTTCAACCTGGACGCCATGAATCCGTGGCTGCAAAAGCTCAGCTACATCATGCCGCTTTATTACGGCGCGGACGCCATGCGAAGCATTATGGTGCGCGGCGAAGGATGGGCGCGCATCCAGACGGACGCCTTCGTGTTGATCGGGTTGTCGCTTGCCTTTGTGCTGCTGAATATTTTGGCATTGCGCAAGCATCGCCGAATGTAG
- a CDS encoding ABC transporter ATP-binding protein: protein MEETKVCSEDFIGQKASAVIVQSITRTYGDKTVLDRITLSIPKGELFGLLGPSGSGKTTLIRAITGLEQTDSGTVTLLHERMPQRSMLRRFGYMAQADALYNELTGRQNMAFFGALYGLQGKQLQARIEDCARLVDLSGDLARAVRTYSGGMKRRLSLAIALLHEPELLVLDEPTVGIDPLLRRTIWQELSGLRSSGTTIIVTTHVMDEAEKCDRLGLIQSGKLIALGTPDEIKFSAGAASIEEAFIALGKGGRP from the coding sequence ATGGAAGAAACGAAAGTATGCAGCGAAGATTTTATTGGACAAAAGGCGTCAGCGGTCATCGTTCAAAGTATTACCCGTACCTACGGGGACAAAACCGTCCTGGACCGTATTACTCTGTCGATACCGAAAGGAGAGCTGTTTGGCCTGCTTGGCCCGTCCGGCTCCGGGAAAACAACACTGATCCGCGCCATCACCGGGCTTGAGCAAACCGACAGCGGCACCGTCACCTTGCTGCATGAGCGGATGCCTCAGCGGTCGATGCTGCGGCGGTTCGGCTATATGGCGCAAGCCGATGCCCTGTACAACGAGCTGACCGGCAGGCAGAACATGGCTTTTTTCGGCGCATTGTACGGGCTTCAGGGAAAACAGCTGCAAGCCCGTATTGAGGACTGCGCACGTCTTGTTGACCTTTCCGGCGATCTGGCCCGGGCAGTGCGTACCTACTCCGGCGGTATGAAACGCCGGCTTTCGCTCGCAATCGCCCTGCTGCACGAACCGGAGCTGCTTGTTCTCGACGAGCCGACCGTCGGCATTGACCCGCTGCTGCGCCGGACGATCTGGCAGGAGCTGAGCGGGCTGCGGAGCTCCGGCACCACCATCATTGTGACCACCCACGTCATGGATGAAGCGGAAAAATGCGACCGGCTTGGCCTCATTCAGAGCGGCAAGCTTATTGCGCTTGGCACGCCGGATGAAATCAAATTCAGCGCCGGAGCCGCTTCGATAGAAGAAGCGTTTATCGCTTTGGGCAAAGGAGGACGCCCATGA